One Bosea sp. 685 DNA segment encodes these proteins:
- a CDS encoding ABCB family ABC transporter ATP-binding protein/permease, with protein MRLYHPANWNRFKMSAPAASNPPPSFARSAVLQPGSGFVATFRALWPYLWPADRADLRKRVVLAFALLVAGRIVLMGVPFAFKWTTDALANTPTSLERWLPWLVGAPLALTVIYGLARVGSAAFIQLRDALFAPVFMHAVRTLALQTFGHLHYLSLRFHLERKTGGLTRVLERGRNGIEEMVRLGLNQLVPVVIELVLIITVLLVMFDWVYVVVLVVMVTTYMTYTIKATEWRIAIRSQMNESDTDANSKAIDSLLNYETVKYFGAEARETARYDLSMARYERNSIKAYTSLAWLNFGQAVIFAAGLTLSMVMAVRGFRAGTHTVGDFVLINAMLIQLYQPLNFMGTVYREIKQATLDIEQMFSLIGKDPEIQDKPGSLPLRVDAGEVRFEDVHFAYIPERPILKGISFTVPPGKTIAIVGPSGAGKSTISRLLFRFYEPNAGRILIDGQPIADVQQVSLRAAIGMVPQDTVLFNDTIEYNIRYGRPDASEAEVEEAARLAQIDRFIKSLPEGYDTSVGERGLKLSGGEKQRVAIARTILKGPPVLVLDEATSALDSFTEKEIQDALDRVSEGRTTLVIAHRLSTVINADEIIVLDKGLIVERGSHPQLLAADGVYAALWNRQRQVDEAKATLQRATAEEAPSVRVSLTE; from the coding sequence ATGCGCCTATATCACCCGGCCAACTGGAATCGTTTCAAGATGTCTGCGCCAGCCGCGTCCAACCCGCCGCCGAGCTTTGCCCGCTCGGCCGTGCTCCAGCCCGGCTCCGGCTTCGTCGCGACCTTCCGCGCGCTCTGGCCCTATCTTTGGCCGGCCGACCGCGCCGACCTGCGCAAGCGTGTCGTGCTCGCCTTCGCTTTGCTGGTCGCGGGCCGCATCGTGCTGATGGGCGTGCCCTTCGCCTTCAAATGGACGACGGACGCGTTGGCCAATACGCCGACCAGCCTGGAGCGCTGGCTGCCCTGGCTCGTCGGCGCGCCCCTGGCGCTGACGGTCATCTATGGGCTGGCGCGCGTTGGCTCGGCTGCCTTCATCCAATTGCGCGATGCGCTGTTCGCGCCGGTGTTCATGCATGCAGTGAGGACGCTGGCGCTGCAGACCTTCGGCCATCTGCATTATCTCTCGCTGCGCTTCCATTTGGAGCGCAAGACCGGCGGCCTGACCCGGGTGCTGGAGCGCGGCCGCAACGGCATCGAGGAGATGGTCCGGCTCGGGCTCAACCAGCTCGTGCCGGTGGTGATCGAGCTCGTGCTGATCATCACCGTGCTCCTGGTGATGTTCGACTGGGTCTATGTCGTCGTGCTGGTCGTGATGGTGACGACCTATATGACCTATACCATCAAGGCGACGGAGTGGCGCATCGCCATCCGCTCGCAGATGAACGAGTCCGATACCGACGCCAATTCCAAGGCGATCGACTCGCTCTTGAACTACGAGACGGTGAAGTATTTCGGCGCCGAAGCCCGCGAGACGGCGCGCTACGACCTCTCCATGGCGCGCTATGAGCGCAATTCGATCAAGGCCTACACCTCGCTCGCCTGGCTCAATTTCGGCCAGGCCGTGATCTTCGCCGCCGGGCTGACGCTCTCGATGGTGATGGCGGTGCGCGGTTTTCGCGCCGGCACCCATACGGTCGGTGATTTCGTGCTGATCAACGCCATGCTGATCCAGCTCTACCAGCCGCTGAATTTCATGGGCACCGTCTATCGCGAGATCAAGCAGGCGACGCTCGACATCGAGCAGATGTTCTCGCTGATCGGGAAGGATCCCGAGATCCAGGACAAGCCGGGTTCGCTGCCGCTGCGGGTCGATGCCGGCGAGGTCCGTTTTGAGGACGTCCATTTCGCCTATATCCCGGAGCGGCCGATCCTGAAGGGCATCTCCTTCACCGTGCCGCCGGGCAAGACCATTGCGATCGTCGGGCCTTCGGGCGCCGGCAAGTCGACGATCTCCCGCCTGTTGTTCCGCTTCTATGAGCCCAATGCCGGCCGCATCCTGATCGACGGGCAGCCGATCGCGGATGTCCAGCAAGTCAGCCTGCGGGCGGCGATCGGCATGGTTCCGCAGGACACGGTGCTGTTCAATGATACGATCGAATACAATATCCGCTATGGCCGGCCCGATGCGAGCGAGGCCGAGGTCGAGGAGGCGGCGCGGCTCGCGCAGATCGACCGCTTCATCAAATCCCTGCCGGAGGGCTACGACACCTCGGTCGGCGAGCGTGGCCTGAAGCTCTCGGGTGGCGAGAAGCAGCGCGTTGCGATTGCCCGCACCATCCTCAAGGGCCCGCCCGTACTGGTTCTGGACGAGGCGACCTCGGCGCTCGATTCCTTCACCGAGAAGGAGATCCAGGATGCGCTCGACCGGGTCAGCGAGGGCCGCACCACTTTGGTCATCGCGCACCGGCTCTCGACCGTGATCAATGCCGACGAGATCATCGTGCTCGACAAGGGCCTGATCGTCGAGCGCGGCAGCCATCCGCAATTGCTCGCGGCCGATGGCGTCTATGCGGCGCTCTGGAACCGCCAGCGCCAGGTCGACGAGGCCAAG
- the cysS gene encoding cysteine--tRNA ligase, producing the protein MSPTLRLYNTLTRTKEDFAPIDPDNVRIYVCGPTVYDYAHIGNARPVIVFDVLYRLLRHLYGADHVTYARNLTDVDDKINARAARDYPGLPLNQAIAKVTQGTTVQFHADIGALGNLPPDAEPRATDHIEEMKAIIERLIARGVAYVAEEHVLFHVPAVEHLKAAPKYGSLARRPLDEMIAGARVDVAPYKRDPMDFVLWKPSREGVDPGWPSPAGIKTPGRPGWHIECSAMSMAKLLSPFGGGLACDDPAKNVFDIHGGGIDLVFPHHENEIAQSCCAFGGADGAGRMANIWMHNGFLQVEGEKMSKSLGNFVTINELLETEVFGGRKWPGEVLRLAMLKTHYRQPIDWTVKALEEAEKTLVRWRNRLKLAPSYDGQAADIDSQISDALSDDLNVSAAVARIHKLMNAGHWAEADDEPDTGFAWDDPESGFLSEEQVLNNKRRAVSALLLLGIDLRSDEASLTQEQETQIAARLEARRAKNFAESDRIRDALLAQGIQLKDGKDPATGEPTTTWDVKR; encoded by the coding sequence ATGTCGCCGACCTTGAGGCTCTACAACACGCTGACGCGGACGAAGGAGGATTTCGCTCCGATCGATCCCGATAATGTGCGCATCTATGTCTGCGGCCCGACGGTCTATGACTACGCCCATATCGGCAATGCCCGCCCGGTCATCGTCTTCGACGTGCTCTACCGGCTGCTGCGGCATCTCTATGGCGCCGATCACGTCACCTATGCCCGCAACCTCACCGACGTCGACGACAAGATCAACGCGCGCGCCGCCCGCGACTATCCCGGCCTGCCGCTGAACCAGGCGATCGCGAAGGTCACGCAAGGCACCACAGTGCAGTTTCATGCCGATATCGGCGCGCTCGGCAACCTGCCGCCCGACGCGGAGCCGCGCGCCACCGACCATATCGAGGAGATGAAGGCGATCATCGAGCGCCTGATCGCGCGCGGCGTCGCCTATGTCGCGGAAGAGCATGTGCTGTTCCATGTGCCCGCCGTCGAGCATCTCAAGGCTGCGCCGAAATACGGCTCTCTGGCGCGCCGGCCGCTCGACGAGATGATCGCCGGGGCGCGCGTTGATGTCGCCCCGTACAAGCGCGACCCGATGGATTTCGTGCTGTGGAAGCCGAGCCGCGAGGGCGTCGATCCCGGCTGGCCATCGCCGGCGGGGATCAAGACGCCGGGCCGTCCCGGCTGGCATATCGAATGCTCGGCGATGTCGATGGCAAAACTGCTGTCGCCCTTCGGCGGCGGCTTGGCTTGCGACGATCCGGCCAAGAACGTCTTCGACATCCATGGCGGCGGCATCGATCTCGTCTTCCCGCATCATGAGAACGAGATTGCCCAATCCTGCTGCGCCTTTGGCGGCGCCGACGGGGCAGGGCGCATGGCCAATATCTGGATGCATAACGGCTTCCTGCAGGTCGAGGGCGAGAAGATGTCGAAATCGCTCGGCAACTTCGTCACCATCAACGAATTGCTGGAGACCGAGGTCTTTGGCGGGCGAAAATGGCCGGGCGAAGTGCTGCGCCTTGCCATGCTGAAGACGCATTACCGCCAGCCGATCGACTGGACGGTGAAGGCGCTGGAGGAGGCGGAGAAGACGCTAGTGCGTTGGCGGAATCGGCTAAAATTGGCCCCCAGCTACGATGGGCAGGCTGCAGATATCGACAGTCAGATTAGTGATGCACTGTCTGACGATCTGAACGTTTCAGCGGCCGTGGCGCGTATTCACAAACTGATGAACGCGGGCCATTGGGCCGAGGCTGATGACGAACCGGATACGGGCTTCGCTTGGGATGATCCCGAATCTGGTTTTCTGTCCGAAGAACAGGTTTTGAATAACAAGCGACGTGCGGTTTCGGCGTTGCTTCTTCTGGGTATTGATTTGCGCAGCGACGAAGCAAGTCTCACTCAGGAGCAGGAAACCCAGATCGCCGCTCGCCTCGAAGCCCGCCGCGCCAAGAATTTCGCCGAATCCGACCGCATTCGCGATGCGCTTCTGGCGCAAGGCATCCAGCTCAAGGACGGCAAGGACCCCGCCACCGGCGAGCCGACGACGACATGGGACGTGAAACGATGA
- the cimA gene encoding citramalate synthase → MSAARIHLFDTTLRDGAQTTGVDFSLDDKRSVAAMLDKLGIDYVEGGYPGANPLDTAFFAQKPTTQAKFAAFGMTKRAGRSAANDPGIAALLEAKADAIVFVAKAWDYHVHVALEIPLEDNLIGIRESVEAARAAGREVMLDCEHFFDGYKANPEYALACARAAYEAGARWVVLCDTNGGTLPDEIGAIVAAVTKTIPGDHLGIHAHDDCGCAVANSLAAVEAGARQIQGTLNGLGERCGNANLVTLIGALKLKERYRERFAIGVDAAQLGELTHVSRALDEMLNRAPNRHAPFVGASAFTTKAGIHASAVLKDPRTYEHVPPEATGNLRKVLISDQGGKSNLVAELERIGVTLGRDDPRLGRVLDEVKEKEAQGYAFEGADASFFLLAKRIMGELPAYFEIERFTANVERRHNALGELVTFSEAIVKVKVGEEVLISVAESALGPVNALDLALRKDLGRYQSLIEGLRLVDYKVRVFQGGTDAVTRVLIESADETGARWTTVGVSANIIDASFQALVDSITYKLMREGATA, encoded by the coding sequence ATGAGCGCTGCCCGCATCCACCTCTTCGACACCACTTTGCGCGACGGTGCGCAGACGACCGGCGTCGATTTCTCGCTCGACGACAAGCGCAGCGTCGCCGCCATGCTCGACAAGCTCGGCATCGACTATGTCGAGGGTGGTTATCCCGGCGCCAATCCGCTGGATACGGCGTTCTTCGCGCAGAAACCGACTACGCAGGCCAAATTCGCCGCCTTCGGCATGACCAAACGCGCCGGCCGCTCGGCCGCCAATGATCCCGGCATCGCAGCGCTGCTGGAAGCCAAGGCCGACGCGATCGTCTTCGTCGCCAAGGCCTGGGACTACCATGTCCATGTCGCGCTCGAGATCCCGCTCGAAGACAACCTCATCGGTATTCGTGAGAGCGTCGAAGCCGCCAGGGCCGCCGGCCGCGAGGTGATGCTCGATTGCGAGCACTTCTTCGACGGCTACAAGGCCAATCCCGAATATGCGCTCGCCTGCGCCCGCGCGGCCTATGAGGCCGGGGCGCGCTGGGTCGTGCTCTGCGACACCAATGGCGGCACGCTGCCCGACGAGATCGGGGCAATCGTCGCCGCGGTGACGAAAACCATTCCCGGCGACCATCTCGGCATCCACGCCCATGATGATTGCGGCTGCGCGGTGGCCAATTCGCTGGCCGCTGTCGAGGCCGGTGCGCGCCAGATCCAGGGCACGTTGAACGGGCTCGGCGAGCGTTGCGGCAATGCCAATCTGGTGACGCTGATCGGCGCGCTGAAGCTCAAGGAGCGCTATCGCGAGCGCTTCGCCATCGGTGTCGACGCGGCGCAACTCGGCGAGCTCACCCATGTCTCGCGCGCGCTCGACGAGATGCTGAACCGGGCGCCCAACCGCCACGCGCCCTTCGTCGGAGCCTCCGCCTTCACCACCAAGGCCGGCATCCATGCCTCGGCCGTGCTGAAGGACCCGCGCACCTATGAGCACGTTCCGCCCGAGGCGACCGGCAATCTGCGCAAGGTCCTGATTTCGGACCAGGGCGGGAAGTCCAACCTCGTCGCCGAGCTGGAGCGCATCGGCGTGACGCTCGGCCGCGACGATCCGCGCCTCGGCCGCGTGCTCGACGAGGTCAAGGAGAAGGAGGCCCAAGGCTATGCTTTCGAGGGCGCAGACGCTTCCTTCTTCCTGCTCGCCAAGCGCATCATGGGCGAATTGCCGGCCTATTTCGAGATCGAGCGCTTCACCGCCAATGTCGAGCGCCGCCACAATGCGCTGGGCGAGCTCGTTACCTTCTCCGAGGCGATCGTGAAGGTGAAGGTCGGCGAGGAGGTGCTGATCTCGGTCGCCGAGAGCGCGCTCGGCCCGGTCAACGCGCTCGACCTGGCGCTGCGCAAGGATCTCGGCCGCTATCAGTCATTGATCGAGGGCCTGCGCCTCGTCGATTACAAGGTCCGGGTCTTCCAGGGCGGCACCGACGCGGTCACCCGGGTGCTGATCGAGTCGGCCGACGAGACCGGCGCGCGCTGGACCACGGTCGGCGTCAGCGCCAACATCATCGACGCCTCGTTCCAGGCGCTGGTGGATTCGATCACCTACAAGCTGATGCGCGAGGGCGCGACGGCGTAG